In Dromiciops gliroides isolate mDroGli1 chromosome 4, mDroGli1.pri, whole genome shotgun sequence, one DNA window encodes the following:
- the GJA10 gene encoding gap junction alpha-10 protein produces MGDWNLLGSILEEVHFHSTLVGKIWLTILFIFRMLVLGVAAEDVWDDEQSAFTCNTQQPGCNNICYDDAFPISLIRYWVLQIIFVSSPSLVYMGHALYRLRAFEKERQRKKVQLRAQLEEPELDQEEYQRIERELRRLEEQRKVHKAPLKGCLLRTYVLHILTRSVLEVGFMVGQYILYGFQMHPLYKCSQFPCPNLVDCFVSRPTEKTIFMLFMHSIAAISLFLNILEIFHLGIRKIMKALYGGSSRETERGPGHSNRNSVTQPCVAHSLLHESIPLFQPVQHIWPEQQVIGIDNTEHKPPWQPNQPNQTEGAPPPGKKNWSRRDQHHRVFQFSSVCPQDCCVQHFQQCKHQHHGQHPDSSFSRGDILSRPQQCNFANCPSCTLRPGEQPQSLCNLTRSSIDLTTHRKTSKDSMRECFDSAERGAHPGSCKASFLSRASESSDSQHSPVSDVQHWGDDSGSSSPPLPSGTGHRMSMASKDQQAPSRVSYSLLV; encoded by the coding sequence ATGGGAGACTGGAACTTGTTGGGCAGCATTCTGGAGGAAGTACACTTCCATTCAACCCTAGTGGGGAAGATCTGGCTGACCATCCTGTTCATATTCCGGATGCTGGTGCTTGGAGTGGCAGCAGAGGATGTCTGGGATGACGAACAGTCAGCATTTACCTGTAACACCCAACAGCCTGGCTGCAACAACATATGTTATGATGAtgcttttcccatttctttgatcAGGTACTGGGTTTTACAGATCATCTTTGTATCTTCTCCCTCTCTGGTATACATGGGCCATGCACTTTATAGACTCAGGGCCTTtgaaaaggagaggcagaggaagaaagTACAACTTCGAGCCCAGCTGGAGGAACCTGAGCTTGACCAGGAGGAGTACCAAAGAATAGAGAGGGAACTGAGGAGATTAGAGGAACAGAGGAAGGTACACAAGGCACCCCTGAAAGGATGCCTGCTACGTACTTATGTACTGCATATCTTGACCAGATCTGTATTGGAAGTAGGGTTCATGGTAGGGCAGTATATTCTCTATGGGTTCCAAATGCACCCACTTTACAAATGCAGTCAATTTCCTTGCCCCAATTTAGTGGACTGCTTTGTGTCTAGGCCCACAGAGAAAACCATTTTCATGTTGTTCATGCACAGCATAGCAGCTATCTCCTTGTTCCTTAACATTTTGGAAATATTTcacctgggaatcaggaaaatcatGAAGGCATTATATGGAGGTTCTAGCAGGGAGACTGAAAGGGGACCTGGCCACTCAAATAGAAATTCAGTGACCCAGCCCTGTGTAGCTCACTCTTTACTGCATGAGAGCATTCCTTTGTTCCAGCCTGTTCAACACATCTGGCCAGAGCAACAAGTAATTGGGATTGATAATACAGAGCATAAACCACCTTGGCAACCCAATCAGCCCAACCAGACTGAGGGAGCACCTCCACCTGGTAAAAAGAACTGGTCCAGGAGGGATCAACATCACAGAGTGTTCCAATTCAGCTCTGTTTGTCCCCAGGATTGTTGTGTCCAGCACTTTCAACAGTGCAAACATCAGCACCACGGACAGCACCCAGACTCTTCCTTCAGCAGGGGGGACATTCTTTCTAGACCACAGCAGTGCAATTTTGCAAATTGCCCTTCCTGTACACTACGTCCTGGGGAGCAGCCCCAGAGTCTTTGCAACCTAACCAGGTCCTCAATAGACCTGACTACTCACCGCAAGACCAGTAAGGACAGCATGAGAGAGTGTTTTGACTCAGCAGAGAGAGGGGCTCACCCAGGTAGCTGCAAAGCCAGTTTCCTATCCAGAGCTTCAGAAAGCTCTGATTCCCAGCATAGCCCTGTCTCTGACGTCCAGCACTGGGGAGATGACAGTGGCTCCAGCTCTCCACCTCTACCTTCAGGCACTGGGCACAGAATGTCAATGGCAAGTAAAGACCAGCAGGCTCCTTCTCGTGTGAGCTATAGCCTACTTGTATAG